In the Sorghum bicolor cultivar BTx623 chromosome 4, Sorghum_bicolor_NCBIv3, whole genome shotgun sequence genome, ATGGAAAGTTTTGCCCAGCATTGTTCTGACAAGATCATTGTGAGCATACTAAAGGTGGTTTTCTTTTTCTCATTTCAGGTTCCAAGATGAAGTGATGAACATCCCTCTTGCTGGAATTGAAGCCATCTTGTCAAGTAATGACCTCCAGGTGGCATCTGAAGATACCATCTACGACTTCTTGCTCAGATGGGCCCGTGCACAATACCCGAAATCAGAAGAGAGACGTGAGATCCTTAGTTCTCGGCTGCTCCCTCTTGTGCGATTCAGTCACATGACATGTAGGAAGCTGCGGAAGGTCCTAACATGCACGGATATAGACCACGAGCAAGCAACCAAGTGTGTCACCGAGGCTCTTCTGTACAAAGCTGATGCACCACACCGGCAACGAGCTCTTGCAGCGGACACAGTAACCTGTCGGAAATTCGCTGAGCGGGCTTACAAGTACAGACCACTcaaagttgttgagtttgatcGACCCTACCCACAGTGCATAGCGTACTTGGACCTCAAGCGTGAGGAGTGCTCTCGACTCTTTCCTGCAGGCCGTATATACTCGCAAGCATTCCACCTCGCAGGGCAGGGCTTCTTCCTCTCAGCTCACTGTAACATGGAGCAGCAAAGCACGTTCTACTGCTTCGGTCTCTTTCTGGGGATGCAAGAGAAGGGCTCAATGAGCGTTACAGTGGACTATGAGTTTGCTGCAAGGACAAGACCATCTGGCGAGTTTGTGAGCAAGTACAAGGGTAACTACACGTTCACCGGTGGGAAGGCAGTTGGGTACAGGAATCTCTTTGCAATCCCATGGCAGACGTTCATGGCCGATGACAGCctcttcttcatcgacgggaTGCTGCATCTGAGAGCCGAGCTTACGATAAAGCAGCCCTAGAGCAACGGAACAGCTACATAGATGTGCTGCCGTCAGGTTGAGTTTGTCCGGCCGTGGGTGATGCTGCGGAAAATGCTGTGTGCTGCAGATAATCCTTCTCGTTTTTTTTCACCCTTATTGTTCATGCACCTTAATCCTTTTGTTCATAGACAGTTTGGTGATGACAAgcatataaagaaaaaaaaaaggctgaAAGCTGTGCCTTTTGTCGTTTCACTAGTCCATAGATGAAGGTTGTATGATCTTTGTCTCTGTATAGTGAAAGTTGTTACACCAGATGAAAAAGGAAAGATATCGGATGGGGAAACCTCACAAGCTTGAGCTCTCTGCAAGTTTCCAGATTGGCCGGCATCTCACTGCCAGTGAGCTACATTCTGGTTCGAACTGTTGTGTTTGTTCTCTCTGTAACGGCGCATTGGCAGCAAACGCAAAGGTCTTGGGAGACATTTGTCGTTGTTGGTATGGCCTGCTGCTACTGCGGTGGCGCAATGTTTCGTTGACGCAGCAGCCT is a window encoding:
- the LOC8078360 gene encoding BTB/POZ domain-containing protein POB1 isoform X1, with amino-acid sequence MDPDFSPGGGGPSFEFAFNEVNFSDRELRIEVVAGDDDAPGSSGGGAGGGGLADWARHRKRRREELLKEKESTTHMSDQTSCNGVEAEECDAYEENQEEPVAMIEESPPDVGQDAGDDGQGIDSSWTVVGTPVLRVKTIYISSAILAAKSPFFFKLFSNGMKESDQRHATLRITDSEETALMELLSFMYSGKLTTTEPTLLLDILMAADKFEVVSCMRYCSQLLTNLPMTTESALLYLDLPCSISMAAAVQPLTDAAKDFLAVKYKDLTKFQDEVMNIPLAGIEAILSSNDLQVASEDTIYDFLLRWARAQYPKSEERREILSSRLLPLVRFSHMTCRKLRKVLTCTDIDHEQATKCVTEALLYKADAPHRQRALAADTVTCRKFAERAYKYRPLKVVEFDRPYPQCIAYLDLKREECSRLFPAGRIYSQAFHLAGQGFFLSAHCNMEQQSTFYCFGLFLGMQEKGSMSVTVDYEFAARTRPSGEFVSKYKGNYTFTGGKAVGYRNLFAIPWQTFMADDSLFFIDGMLHLRAELTIKQP
- the LOC8078360 gene encoding BTB/POZ domain-containing protein POB1 isoform X2; its protein translation is MDPDFSPGGGGPSFEFAFNEVNFSDRELRIEVVAGDDDAPGSSGGGAGGGGLADWARHRKRRREELLKEKESTTHMSDQTSCNGVEAEECDAYEENQEEPVAMIEESPPDVGQDGDDGQGIDSSWTVVGTPVLRVKTIYISSAILAAKSPFFFKLFSNGMKESDQRHATLRITDSEETALMELLSFMYSGKLTTTEPTLLLDILMAADKFEVVSCMRYCSQLLTNLPMTTESALLYLDLPCSISMAAAVQPLTDAAKDFLAVKYKDLTKFQDEVMNIPLAGIEAILSSNDLQVASEDTIYDFLLRWARAQYPKSEERREILSSRLLPLVRFSHMTCRKLRKVLTCTDIDHEQATKCVTEALLYKADAPHRQRALAADTVTCRKFAERAYKYRPLKVVEFDRPYPQCIAYLDLKREECSRLFPAGRIYSQAFHLAGQGFFLSAHCNMEQQSTFYCFGLFLGMQEKGSMSVTVDYEFAARTRPSGEFVSKYKGNYTFTGGKAVGYRNLFAIPWQTFMADDSLFFIDGMLHLRAELTIKQP